One Gloeothece verrucosa PCC 7822 DNA window includes the following coding sequences:
- a CDS encoding exodeoxyribonuclease VII large subunit — MSIEIALMLIGVLIGGAVIGYLIQGNKVKKTKEQLEQAKQALDEAEADVQDKQSLLRELQQGQDNQKVQLEAIYSEQIRELEAEYQAKIKDLEQSPVDQPNLEEIKAQLQAEIEASYQTTITERESSYQAKIEEILQSQREVQDLERLKAEFQEQLEQSYRGQIEEIEQSYQAQIQQLKDLHQEEILQLQGSYQAQLQEIEQANQVVIEELQADHQAQLQEIEQAYQTRIQEFQIPQPLESLDFEAEESIAPLDEPFGEMPAQAAENLLASEAAFDFEPEEAIPTIEESFGETPASLEEDFLESLSPQSTLDFEAEESIAPLDEPFGEMPAQAAENLLASEAAFDFEPEEAIPTIEESFGETPASLQEDFLESLSPQAGFDFEAQESIAPLDEPFGEMPAQAAENLLASEAAFDFEAQEAIPTIEESFGETPASLEEDFLESFSPQSTLDFEAEESIAPLDEPFGEMPAQAAENLLASEAAFDFEAQEAIPTIEESFGETPASLEEDFLESFSPQSTLDFEAEESIAPLDEPFGEMPAQAAENLLASEAAFDFEAQEAIPTIEESFGETPASLEEDFLESFSPQSTLDFEAEESIAPLDEPFGEMPAQAAENLLASEAVFDFEAQEAIPTIEESFGETPASLEEDFLESLSPQAGFDFEAEEAIPTIEESFGETSASLEEDFLESLTPESTLDFDSQSPITALDEPLWQQPASLEEDFLESLTPESALDFDSQSPITALDEPLWQQAATRDIEELFGTDEQAVESDLLEIIEATHETEAEIFALEELKETEELFNHPSPPDAELLDMWQIEEESQQESAQFEDLANFAENLDDSQNLDADLDLLDPFKIDESYSNQSEVLKTASNNGAKQGSNLSLDDSEGIDPSVDLWLETEEKHTSKLPENQSQEAFDDLFESGIFDEENALKIEQAEKKA; from the coding sequence ATGAGTATAGAAATTGCGTTAATGTTAATAGGCGTACTTATCGGCGGCGCAGTCATAGGATATTTAATTCAAGGCAATAAGGTAAAGAAAACCAAAGAACAATTAGAACAAGCTAAACAAGCGTTGGATGAAGCTGAAGCTGACGTTCAAGATAAACAATCTCTTCTTCGAGAACTACAGCAAGGCCAAGATAATCAAAAAGTTCAATTAGAAGCTATCTATTCAGAGCAAATTAGAGAATTAGAAGCAGAGTATCAGGCAAAAATCAAGGATTTAGAGCAATCACCAGTTGATCAGCCAAATTTAGAGGAAATCAAAGCTCAACTTCAAGCTGAAATAGAAGCATCCTATCAAACAACAATAACAGAAAGAGAAAGCTCATATCAAGCAAAAATTGAGGAAATATTGCAGTCTCAAAGAGAAGTTCAAGATCTAGAGCGGCTCAAAGCTGAATTTCAAGAGCAATTAGAACAATCTTATCGAGGTCAAATAGAAGAAATTGAACAGTCTTACCAAGCTCAAATTCAACAGCTAAAAGATCTCCATCAAGAAGAAATTTTACAGTTACAAGGATCTTATCAAGCTCAGTTACAAGAAATTGAACAAGCTAATCAAGTTGTTATTGAAGAGTTACAAGCGGACCATCAGGCCCAGTTACAAGAAATTGAGCAAGCTTATCAAACCCGAATACAAGAATTTCAAATTCCACAACCATTAGAATCTCTCGATTTTGAAGCAGAAGAGTCCATAGCACCCCTAGACGAACCATTCGGGGAAATGCCGGCACAAGCAGCCGAAAACTTGTTAGCATCAGAAGCGGCTTTCGATTTTGAACCAGAAGAGGCTATACCAACTATAGAGGAGTCATTCGGGGAAACCCCAGCCAGTCTCGAAGAAGATTTCTTAGAATCATTAAGCCCACAAAGCACTCTCGATTTTGAAGCAGAAGAGTCCATAGCACCCCTAGACGAACCATTCGGGGAAATGCCGGCACAAGCAGCCGAAAACTTGTTAGCATCAGAAGCGGCTTTTGATTTTGAACCAGAAGAGGCTATACCAACTATAGAGGAGTCATTCGGAGAAACCCCAGCCAGTCTCCAAGAAGATTTCTTAGAATCATTAAGCCCACAAGCGGGTTTCGATTTTGAAGCACAAGAGTCCATAGCGCCCCTAGACGAACCATTCGGGGAAATGCCGGCACAAGCAGCCGAAAACTTGTTAGCATCAGAAGCGGCTTTCGATTTTGAAGCACAAGAGGCTATACCGACTATAGAGGAGTCATTCGGGGAAACCCCAGCCAGTCTCGAAGAAGATTTCTTAGAATCATTCAGCCCACAAAGCACTCTCGATTTTGAAGCAGAAGAGTCCATAGCACCCCTAGACGAACCATTCGGGGAAATGCCGGCACAAGCAGCCGAAAACTTGTTAGCATCAGAAGCGGCTTTCGATTTTGAAGCACAAGAGGCTATACCAACTATAGAGGAGTCATTCGGGGAAACCCCAGCCAGTCTCGAAGAAGATTTCTTAGAATCATTCAGCCCACAAAGCACTCTCGATTTTGAAGCAGAAGAGTCCATAGCACCCCTAGACGAACCATTCGGGGAAATGCCGGCACAAGCAGCCGAAAACTTGTTAGCATCAGAAGCGGCTTTCGATTTTGAAGCACAAGAGGCTATACCGACTATAGAGGAGTCATTCGGGGAAACCCCAGCCAGTCTCGAAGAAGATTTCTTAGAATCATTCAGCCCACAAAGCACTCTCGATTTTGAAGCAGAAGAGTCCATAGCACCCCTAGACGAACCATTCGGGGAAATGCCGGCACAAGCAGCCGAAAACTTGTTAGCATCAGAAGCGGTTTTTGATTTTGAAGCACAAGAGGCTATACCAACTATAGAGGAGTCATTCGGGGAAACCCCAGCCAGTCTCGAAGAAGATTTCTTAGAATCATTAAGCCCACAAGCGGGTTTCGATTTTGAAGCAGAAGAGGCTATACCGACTATAGAGGAGTCATTCGGAGAAACCTCAGCCAGTCTCGAAGAAGATTTCTTAGAATCACTAACCCCAGAAAGCACTCTCGATTTTGATTCACAAAGTCCCATCACCGCTCTTGATGAACCACTATGGCAACAACCAGCCAGCCTCGAAGAAGACTTCTTAGAATCATTAACCCCAGAAAGCGCTCTTGATTTTGATTCACAAAGTCCCATCACCGCTCTTGATGAACCACTATGGCAACAAGCAGCCACCCGCGACATAGAAGAGTTATTTGGAACAGATGAACAAGCAGTAGAATCTGACTTGCTCGAGATTATAGAAGCAACCCACGAAACAGAAGCAGAAATTTTCGCTCTAGAGGAGTTAAAGGAAACTGAAGAATTGTTCAACCACCCATCACCTCCTGATGCTGAGTTGCTCGATATGTGGCAAATAGAAGAAGAAAGCCAACAAGAATCGGCTCAATTTGAAGATTTAGCCAATTTTGCTGAAAATTTAGATGATTCTCAAAACCTAGATGCCGATTTAGATTTGCTCGATCCTTTTAAAATAGATGAATCCTACTCTAATCAATCAGAGGTTCTTAAAACGGCTTCTAACAATGGTGCTAAACAAGGTTCCAACTTAAGCCTAGATGATTCCGAAGGCATTGATCCTTCAGTAGACTTGTGGTTGGAAACTGAAGAAAAACATACCTCGAAATTGCCTGAAAATCAATCACAAGAAGCTTTCGATGACCTCTTTGAGTCAGGAATTTTTGACGAGGAAAATGCTCTGAAAATCGAACAGGCAGAAAAGAAAGCTTAA
- a CDS encoding glycosyltransferase family 2 protein produces MFFSIVIPTYNRKPILEKCLIALEHQQLSDHKVQGYEIVLVDDGSTDGTLLWLADHKDQFPHVRSLCQDHQGPAAARNLGVNESLGDTIIFIDSDLVVTEQFLQSHADALIEAEKKLGSDRLFTYGWVINTCNFDDPTSEPYKITDFSAAYFATGNVAIAKKWLLMAGLFDTRFQLYGWEDLELGVRLKKLQLTLIKCPAAVGYHWHPPFKLDQIPALIDKEIQRGRMGVLFYQKHPHWEVRLMIQMTWLHRILWGVLSVGGRLNEHTMAPLLQWLINQGKPQLALEIARIFLNWYNVQGVYAAYKEMQQQS; encoded by the coding sequence GTGTTTTTCAGCATCGTCATTCCTACTTATAACCGTAAACCGATTCTAGAAAAATGTCTGATCGCTTTGGAACATCAGCAATTGAGTGATCATAAAGTCCAAGGATATGAAATCGTTTTGGTGGATGATGGATCTACTGATGGGACACTCTTATGGTTAGCTGACCATAAAGATCAATTTCCCCATGTGCGATCTTTGTGTCAAGATCACCAAGGACCCGCAGCCGCCCGAAATTTAGGTGTAAACGAGTCTTTAGGTGATACGATTATTTTTATCGATAGTGATTTGGTCGTGACAGAACAATTCCTTCAGTCTCATGCAGATGCCCTCATTGAAGCAGAAAAAAAATTAGGCAGTGATCGCCTTTTTACCTACGGATGGGTAATTAATACTTGTAACTTTGACGATCCTACCTCTGAACCTTACAAAATTACCGATTTTTCTGCCGCCTATTTTGCCACAGGAAACGTAGCCATAGCCAAAAAATGGCTGTTAATGGCCGGATTATTTGATACCCGTTTTCAACTTTATGGGTGGGAAGATTTAGAATTAGGAGTAAGGCTCAAAAAATTACAACTCACATTAATCAAATGTCCTGCCGCCGTTGGCTATCATTGGCATCCTCCTTTTAAACTAGACCAAATCCCAGCTTTGATCGACAAAGAAATACAACGGGGACGAATGGGAGTATTATTCTATCAAAAGCATCCCCATTGGGAGGTTCGCTTAATGATTCAGATGACTTGGCTACATCGAATATTATGGGGGGTGTTGTCAGTGGGAGGACGACTCAATGAGCATACCATGGCCCCTTTGCTACAATGGTTAATCAACCAAGGAAAACCTCAGTTAGCTTTAGAGATAGCCAGAATTTTCCTGAATTGGTATAACGTTCAGGGAGTTTACGCTGCTTATAAGGAGATGCAACAGCAATCCTAA